The Carnobacterium mobile DSM 4848 genome includes a window with the following:
- a CDS encoding MarR family winged helix-turn-helix transcriptional regulator, with the protein MIIEEDALQGSTFKDISIKEMHTIEAIGMNRDHTTSEVAKKLAITAGTLTVSVNNLVKKGYVERIRSEMDRRVVKLGLTKKGRLLYRLHDKFHRDMVKETISGMEQEEAEILIKGLRNLHIFLDQIKNNL; encoded by the coding sequence ATGATCATTGAAGAAGATGCGCTTCAAGGCAGTACATTTAAAGATATTTCTATTAAAGAAATGCATACCATCGAAGCTATCGGAATGAATCGAGACCATACGACATCCGAAGTTGCTAAAAAGCTGGCTATTACTGCTGGTACACTGACCGTTTCTGTCAATAACTTAGTTAAAAAAGGGTATGTTGAAAGAATTCGCAGTGAAATGGATCGAAGGGTTGTTAAGTTAGGTCTTACCAAGAAAGGCCGACTTCTTTATCGATTACATGATAAATTTCATCGAGATATGGTGAAAGAGACTATATCTGGAATGGAACAAGAAGAAGCTGAGATATTAATCAAAGGTCTAAGAAACCTTCATATTTTTTTAGACCAAATAAAAAATAATTTATAA
- a CDS encoding beta-ketoacyl-ACP synthase III, with product MQAKIIGTGSYVPQKVVSNEMLESLMDTSDEWIKTRTGIERRHLAETENTSVLCGKAAQAILEKTGIVAEEIDLIIVATMSPDYLSPSTACLVQDYLGAKQGMAFDVSAACSGFIYALSVAEKMLQSGAFRYALVLGGEVMSKIINWEDRSTAVLFGDGAGGVLLERTETEGSFLGEDIHADGSRGLALTTGSLPVQNPYSSQKEPNDVFLKMEGRAIFDFAIRSVPKSIRSVVETADLSLTDITRIIPHQANSRIIQAIAKKLKIPFEQFALNISNYGNTSAASIPILLDELVSSGELTLGKDEKIILTGFGGGLTWGSMLIQL from the coding sequence ATGCAAGCAAAAATTATTGGTACCGGGAGCTATGTTCCTCAAAAAGTAGTTTCCAATGAAATGTTGGAAAGTTTAATGGACACCAGTGACGAATGGATCAAAACAAGAACTGGCATCGAAAGACGCCATCTAGCTGAAACGGAGAATACATCTGTTCTTTGCGGGAAGGCGGCTCAAGCGATTCTTGAAAAAACGGGTATCGTTGCAGAAGAAATCGATTTAATCATTGTGGCTACTATGTCGCCGGATTATCTGAGTCCCTCAACTGCTTGTTTAGTTCAAGATTATCTTGGAGCCAAGCAAGGGATGGCTTTTGATGTAAGTGCAGCTTGCTCAGGATTTATTTACGCTTTGTCTGTAGCTGAAAAGATGCTGCAAAGTGGTGCTTTCCGTTATGCTCTTGTTTTAGGCGGAGAAGTTATGTCTAAGATTATTAATTGGGAAGACAGAAGTACAGCTGTTTTGTTCGGTGATGGTGCTGGCGGGGTTTTATTAGAACGAACAGAAACAGAAGGAAGTTTTCTAGGCGAAGACATCCATGCAGATGGAAGCCGAGGCTTAGCCTTAACAACTGGCTCATTACCCGTTCAAAATCCTTACAGCTCTCAAAAAGAGCCGAATGATGTGTTTTTAAAGATGGAAGGCCGAGCCATTTTCGATTTTGCTATTCGAAGCGTGCCGAAAAGTATTCGTTCGGTTGTTGAAACTGCCGATCTTTCCTTAACAGATATCACGCGAATCATACCGCACCAAGCGAACTCGCGAATCATTCAAGCCATTGCGAAGAAATTAAAAATACCTTTTGAACAGTTTGCCTTAAATATTTCCAATTATGGAAATACTTCGGCAGCTAGTATTCCGATTTTATTAGATGAACTTGTTTCTTCTGGTGAATTGACTCTTGGTAAAGACGAAAAAATTATTTTAACTGGATTTGGTGGAGGACTCACTTGGGGTTCCATGTTAATCCAACTTTAA